A window of Nitrospinaceae bacterium contains these coding sequences:
- a CDS encoding MBL fold metallo-hydrolase, translating into MDTQNWYDVQEFAPNTYMFTEASRWNIFLFIGEEKALVLDGGIGVGSVRKLCESITDLPIDHVLTHTHWDHVGAMHEWDAIGVHPNGKAQLANDYSAGCKDFVENWKGKPFPEGFDPGSFTIPPGNFGWEVKEGDVIDLGGRTLRVWDTPGHSPCSISLYDDKEGVLVTGDLVRSGEVLFIQVPTAVFSEYGPSLRTLEKIAEENEAKWVCSGHTGPHSDRSIIGQMAGVVEDIWAGKHEPPKKVEAGKWGVIDEYDVSGVKVWTNDNARK; encoded by the coding sequence ATGGACACTCAAAACTGGTACGACGTTCAGGAATTCGCACCGAACACCTACATGTTCACAGAGGCGAGCCGATGGAATATCTTTCTTTTCATCGGCGAGGAAAAAGCCCTCGTGCTCGATGGCGGCATCGGCGTCGGGAGCGTCCGCAAGCTCTGCGAGAGCATCACGGATTTGCCCATCGATCATGTCTTGACCCACACCCATTGGGACCACGTCGGTGCCATGCACGAGTGGGACGCCATCGGCGTTCACCCCAATGGGAAAGCACAGCTCGCGAACGATTATTCGGCCGGCTGCAAGGATTTTGTCGAAAACTGGAAGGGAAAGCCCTTTCCCGAGGGTTTCGATCCGGGAAGCTTCACCATCCCGCCCGGCAACTTCGGCTGGGAAGTAAAAGAGGGCGACGTTATCGATCTTGGCGGTCGTACGCTAAGAGTGTGGGACACGCCGGGACATTCGCCCTGCTCCATTTCGCTCTACGACGACAAAGAGGGCGTCCTCGTCACGGGCGATCTCGTGAGGTCCGGCGAGGTGCTCTTCATTCAGGTGCCCACCGCCGTTTTTTCCGAGTACGGCCCCTCGCTGCGCACGCTTGAAAAAATCGCTGAGGAGAATGAAGCCAAGTGGGTCTGCTCGGGCCACACGGGCCCCCACTCCGACCGCTCGATCATCGGACAGATGGCCGGTGTCGTTGAGGACATATGGGCCGGAAAACATGAGCCGCCGAAAAAAGTTGAGGCCGGAAAGTGGGGCGTCATCGATGAGTACGACGTTTCGGGCGTCAAGGTCTGGACGAACGATAACGCAAGAAAATAG
- a CDS encoding MBL fold metallo-hydrolase, giving the protein MSPEGWYRVEEIAPGTYQLTEGGRWKMFLFIGDEKALLLDGGVGFGDLRALCESLTDKPIEHVLTHTHWDHIGSAHRWESVGVHPLGADQLTNDHAVRCTEVISGWADGLPFPPEFEPEGYKIKPGKVGREVKEGDVLDLGGRTLRVWDTPGHSPCSISLLDDKEGVLISGDLVKPLQPLNLRVATAVLSDYGPSLRKLEKIANENEVKWVCSGHTDAFPDPSIIGEMAELVEGIAEGKHDPPQKMKHPSGDRFDVYRGTRFSVWINEAARK; this is encoded by the coding sequence ATGAGTCCCGAGGGCTGGTACAGGGTCGAGGAAATCGCACCGGGCACCTATCAACTCACCGAGGGCGGTCGATGGAAGATGTTTCTTTTCATCGGCGATGAAAAAGCCCTGCTCCTGGACGGCGGCGTGGGCTTTGGCGACCTCCGCGCGCTGTGCGAGAGTTTAACCGACAAGCCCATCGAGCATGTGCTTACCCACACCCATTGGGACCACATCGGCTCGGCTCACCGCTGGGAGTCGGTCGGCGTTCACCCACTTGGGGCAGATCAACTCACCAACGACCATGCCGTCCGCTGCACCGAGGTCATTTCGGGATGGGCAGACGGCCTCCCGTTTCCACCAGAGTTCGAGCCCGAGGGCTATAAGATAAAGCCCGGCAAGGTAGGCCGCGAGGTAAAAGAGGGCGACGTACTGGACCTTGGCGGGCGCACGCTCCGCGTTTGGGACACGCCAGGGCATTCGCCGTGCTCTATATCTTTGCTAGATGACAAAGAGGGCGTTCTTATCTCCGGCGATCTCGTAAAACCACTTCAGCCGCTCAACCTTCGGGTGGCGACAGCCGTGCTCTCGGACTATGGCCCCTCACTCAGAAAACTTGAGAAAATAGCGAACGAGAACGAAGTGAAGTGGGTTTGCTCAGGCCACACCGATGCATTTCCGGATCCCTCGATCATCGGCGAGATGGCTGAACTCGTTGAAGGCATCGCCGAGGGCAAACACGACCCCCCGCAAAAGATGAAGCACCCCTCAGGCGATAGGTTCGATGTTTACCGGGGCACAAGATTTTCGGTGTGGATTAACGAGGCTGCGCGAAAGTAG
- a CDS encoding DMT family transporter: MIEGGEGTEAATKSGTVELVAGCTSLVIVWGLTQPVIKAAYAGLSPFALIWLRAALSALTLTVWMLVMRVPDRVTHTNPRAELGHRILNGILHNAYILFLYIGMTSTQAARASILLYTQPVWVMLFAALVFPGERITPRRALGFGAAMAGTVVIFAQRLAGQSELWADSFLVIAAVLWAVQAIHFKRFLSGSDMFAVTRWAMLIGTPLYLALSLLTEDGGRYAFGAAEIYAVFHMGVISSGLILVLWAHLMLKHSPARVSVFLFLTPAVGVAASAIILGESLGWNLLAGAVLTISGVWLVTVEGRKSLSK; this comes from the coding sequence TTGATCGAGGGCGGGGAGGGGACAGAGGCAGCGACAAAGAGCGGCACAGTGGAATTGGTGGCGGGCTGCACCTCTTTGGTGATTGTGTGGGGGCTGACCCAGCCGGTTATCAAAGCGGCCTACGCGGGCTTGAGCCCCTTCGCGCTCATCTGGCTTCGAGCCGCCCTCTCCGCGCTCACGCTTACTGTCTGGATGCTCGTCATGCGTGTGCCAGATCGCGTGACTCATACCAACCCAAGGGCCGAACTGGGCCACCGCATTCTCAACGGTATTCTCCACAACGCCTATATCCTTTTTCTCTATATCGGAATGACGAGCACCCAGGCCGCAAGGGCCTCGATTCTTCTCTATACCCAGCCGGTCTGGGTCATGCTATTTGCCGCCCTCGTGTTTCCCGGCGAGCGCATCACCCCCCGGCGTGCGCTGGGCTTTGGCGCGGCGATGGCGGGAACTGTTGTTATTTTCGCGCAACGCCTGGCGGGGCAAAGCGAACTGTGGGCCGATTCGTTTCTCGTCATAGCCGCCGTGTTGTGGGCCGTTCAGGCAATTCACTTCAAGCGTTTCTTGAGTGGCTCGGACATGTTCGCCGTGACGAGGTGGGCGATGCTCATCGGCACGCCGCTTTACCTCGCGCTGTCGTTGCTGACCGAGGACGGCGGGCGCTACGCTTTTGGAGCCGCCGAGATTTATGCGGTTTTCCATATGGGCGTTATTTCAAGTGGCCTGATACTCGTGCTTTGGGCGCATCTGATGCTCAAACACTCGCCTGCACGGGTTTCGGTGTTCTTGTTCTTGACGCCCGCTGTGGGGGTGGCCGCCAGCGCGATCATCCTCGGCGAGTCCCTTGGCTGGAATCTTCTCGCGGGAGCCGTCCTGACGATATCCGGTGTGTGGCTGGTTACGGTGGAGGGGCGGAAGTCGCTCTCTAAATAA
- a CDS encoding alpha/beta fold hydrolase → MAKVKIIGSEHWTHHGGADLYMWRKRRQGLRKPAGSVILVHGSSMASTPSFDLTVPGRPGHSLMDYLAERNFDVWTVDHEGYGRSTKDRKVHAGIKRGAEDLLATAKYIRKTSGAKSFLMYGISSGALRAALFAQKYPQFVKRVILDAFVWTGKGSPTLKDRAKKFATAKATDRRAIHSKFIRTIFSRDKHAKAARPDVIKAFAEACCELDDSVPNGTYIDMTRHLPVINPRKLTVPVLITRGEWDGIASYEDLIEFFNLLPNPDKQFAVMPGISHASLQMKNFEIVFHLIGSYFSQPDPVFKG, encoded by the coding sequence ATGGCGAAGGTGAAAATTATTGGTTCTGAGCATTGGACACACCACGGCGGCGCCGATCTTTATATGTGGCGAAAACGCCGGCAAGGTCTTAGAAAACCAGCGGGCTCTGTCATCCTCGTGCACGGCTCCTCGATGGCCTCGACCCCGAGTTTCGACCTCACTGTGCCGGGCAGGCCGGGACATTCCTTAATGGACTATCTGGCCGAGCGCAATTTCGACGTTTGGACGGTGGACCATGAAGGCTATGGCCGCTCGACGAAGGACAGGAAAGTCCACGCCGGCATTAAACGCGGGGCCGAGGACCTTCTGGCCACGGCGAAATATATTCGCAAGACTTCGGGGGCCAAGTCTTTCTTGATGTACGGCATCTCCTCGGGCGCACTCCGGGCGGCGCTGTTCGCGCAAAAGTATCCCCAGTTCGTAAAACGCGTCATCCTCGACGCCTTTGTCTGGACCGGAAAGGGAAGCCCCACCCTCAAGGACAGGGCCAAAAAATTCGCCACGGCCAAGGCCACCGACCGGCGGGCCATCCACTCGAAATTTATCCGCACCATTTTCAGCCGCGATAAGCACGCCAAGGCCGCCCGGCCTGACGTGATCAAGGCTTTTGCCGAGGCTTGCTGCGAGCTCGACGACTCGGTGCCAAACGGCACCTATATCGACATGACGCGGCACCTGCCCGTGATCAATCCCCGCAAACTGACAGTGCCCGTGCTCATCACACGCGGGGAGTGGGATGGCATCGCCTCGTATGAAGACTTGATCGAGTTCTTCAATCTGCTACCCAACCCGGACAAGCAGTTCGCAGTGATGCCCGGCATCTCGCATGCCAGCCTTCAGATGAAGAATTTCGAGATCGTTTTCCACTTGATTGGGAGCTATTTCAGCCAACCCGACCCCGTTTTCAAGGGCTGA
- a CDS encoding MBL fold metallo-hydrolase yields MDTQDWYTVNEFAPGSYQITEGGRFNMLLLVGDEKALSIDGGIGIGNLRKLHESITDLPIDHILTHTHWDHVGAAHLWDNVGVHPAGKGLLAQNLTKNAQGFAKMWTSSGNTFPDWFDADNYDIPAANFGWTLQEGDSFDLGNRKFQVYDTPGHSPCSISLYDEREKILVSGDLIRPEECLFIQVPTAVLSDYPPSLRKMEKLASEVEVRWITSGHTPPYPDPSVIGEFAQQLEELQAGKHDPPNKVDAGNWGEVDEYVFPRVKVWINDAARK; encoded by the coding sequence ATGGACACCCAGGATTGGTACACCGTCAACGAGTTCGCACCCGGAAGCTATCAGATTACCGAGGGCGGGCGCTTCAACATGCTCCTGCTGGTGGGAGATGAAAAAGCCCTTTCCATCGACGGCGGCATCGGGATAGGCAACCTGCGCAAGCTCCATGAGAGCATCACCGATCTTCCCATCGATCATATTCTCACCCACACCCATTGGGACCACGTTGGTGCCGCGCACCTCTGGGACAATGTGGGCGTTCATCCCGCCGGAAAAGGCCTGCTGGCCCAGAACCTCACCAAGAACGCCCAGGGGTTCGCAAAGATGTGGACCTCTAGCGGCAATACGTTTCCGGATTGGTTCGACGCGGATAATTACGATATCCCCGCCGCCAACTTCGGCTGGACGCTTCAAGAGGGCGACAGCTTCGACCTGGGGAACCGCAAGTTTCAGGTTTACGACACCCCTGGCCACTCTCCCTGCAGCATTTCGCTATACGATGAGCGCGAGAAAATCCTCGTCTCGGGCGACCTCATTCGCCCCGAGGAGTGCCTGTTCATCCAGGTGCCCACGGCGGTGCTTTCGGACTATCCGCCTTCGCTGCGAAAGATGGAAAAACTCGCCTCCGAGGTCGAGGTGCGGTGGATCACCTCGGGACACACCCCGCCTTACCCCGATCCTTCGGTCATCGGCGAGTTTGCCCAACAGCTTGAAGAGCTCCAGGCCGGCAAGCACGATCCGCCCAATAAAGTAGACGCTGGCAACTGGGGTGAGGTCGACGAGTACGTCTTCCCCCGCGTCAAGGTCTGGATTAACGACGCCGCGCGAAAATAA
- a CDS encoding cupin domain-containing protein, whose amino-acid sequence MPELIEAPTRIEAAGNKPKLIDEYIGRVNSGEEGASIAHMRSPGGWVEPGQTPEFDEFTVVLKGALRVEYEGGAMEVNAGQVVVCRGGEWVRYSTPGAAGAEYIAVCLPAFSMETVSRD is encoded by the coding sequence ATGCCAGAATTAATTGAGGCCCCGACGCGGATCGAGGCGGCGGGAAATAAACCGAAGTTGATTGATGAGTATATTGGGCGCGTGAACTCAGGCGAGGAGGGGGCGAGTATTGCCCACATGCGCAGCCCGGGGGGCTGGGTTGAGCCGGGGCAGACGCCAGAGTTCGATGAGTTTACGGTGGTATTAAAAGGCGCGCTTCGCGTTGAATACGAGGGTGGCGCGATGGAAGTGAACGCCGGGCAGGTGGTGGTGTGCCGGGGGGGCGAGTGGGTGCGCTACTCGACGCCGGGGGCGGCGGGGGCGGAGTACATCGCGGTGTGCCTTCCCGCCTTTTCGATGGAAACGGTGAGCCGGGATTAA
- a CDS encoding D-glycerate dehydrogenase: MAHRVLHVDKSILNPEKQQLLRECLHESCELVIPESFDTETILREAKTARVMITGFAPLTGEMMRAAPDLCAVGRGGTGMDSVDVATATALNIPAMNTPGIVRADPITEHALTFMLMLSRRPWLWKLGRTTVQHNELKGATLGIVGLGNIGQGVAKRSAPFGMKILAHTRTRGKFKPEGFAIEEVESLGDLLPHADYVILSMPLTEENRGLIGENELEMMKDSAFLINVGRGAHIDSDALASALAGGKLGGAGLDVTEPEPLPDGHPLLGMPNALISPHNSTHSAGVQRRSVEFLCENIRRAVEGERVASLVNPEVYD, encoded by the coding sequence ATGGCGCATCGCGTATTACATGTGGACAAAAGTATTCTCAATCCAGAAAAACAACAATTGCTGCGCGAATGCCTGCACGAAAGCTGCGAGTTGGTCATCCCCGAATCGTTCGACACAGAGACGATTCTTCGCGAGGCAAAAACCGCGCGAGTCATGATCACAGGTTTTGCACCCCTCACGGGAGAGATGATGCGCGCCGCCCCCGACCTGTGCGCCGTCGGCCGAGGTGGGACCGGCATGGATTCGGTTGATGTCGCCACGGCGACGGCCCTGAATATCCCGGCAATGAATACCCCCGGTATCGTTCGGGCCGATCCTATCACCGAGCATGCGCTTACCTTCATGCTCATGCTTTCGCGACGGCCATGGCTCTGGAAATTGGGCCGCACTACAGTCCAACACAACGAATTAAAGGGCGCGACACTCGGCATTGTCGGCCTGGGAAATATCGGCCAAGGCGTCGCTAAGCGCAGCGCCCCCTTCGGAATGAAAATCCTTGCCCACACACGCACCAGAGGAAAATTCAAACCAGAGGGATTTGCCATCGAGGAAGTTGAAAGTCTGGGGGATCTTCTTCCCCACGCCGACTACGTCATTCTCTCAATGCCTCTCACTGAAGAAAATAGAGGGCTAATCGGAGAAAATGAATTGGAAATGATGAAAGACTCGGCTTTTCTCATCAACGTCGGTCGTGGCGCCCACATAGATTCGGACGCCCTCGCCTCAGCATTGGCTGGTGGCAAACTAGGCGGCGCAGGTCTCGACGTAACCGAGCCCGAACCCCTGCCTGATGGGCACCCGCTCCTGGGCATGCCTAATGCCCTCATCTCACCGCACAATTCAACACACTCCGCAGGTGTCCAGAGGCGCAGCGTTGAGTTCCTCTGCGAAAATATTCGCCGCGCCGTCGAGGGAGAGCGCGTCGCGTCACTCGTCAACCCCGAGGTGTATGACTAG
- a CDS encoding PrpF family protein, with protein sequence MTQRKIPAAFYRGGTSRAIFFHAKDMTEDPKIRDAIFLRAIGSPDPNSRQLDGLGGGTPSLSKVAFIAPSSRPDADVDFTFGQVSINSPQVDYAGNCGNMSSAVGHFAVDEGLVPSPADGEATVRIHNTNTGKIIISKFQVEGGCAAVEGDYELPGVAGTGSPIRLEFTDPGGASTGKLLPSGAPVDIFDIEGIGEIAVSMVDATTPCIFVRARDLGISGTEAPGAIDTNRGVMVNLEQIRAEAAVRMGISPDRRSASEFSPLVPKVGIVAPPGEYLDQAGSLVPADTYDILSRMMTMGTIHRAYPLTGSMCLAVAARIPGSIPYEAARTKEGDLLLGHASGTQPIGAYVSETADGPHAEKIIVYRTARRLMEGAVLVPESVFER encoded by the coding sequence ATGACTCAAAGAAAGATACCCGCCGCCTTCTACCGGGGCGGCACAAGCCGCGCCATATTTTTTCACGCTAAAGACATGACAGAGGACCCGAAGATTCGGGACGCCATTTTTCTGCGCGCCATCGGCAGCCCGGACCCGAATAGCAGGCAGCTAGACGGCCTGGGTGGGGGCACCCCTTCACTAAGCAAGGTCGCTTTCATCGCTCCTTCATCCCGGCCGGACGCCGACGTGGACTTCACCTTTGGGCAGGTATCGATCAACTCCCCGCAGGTGGACTACGCCGGCAATTGCGGAAACATGTCGAGCGCGGTCGGACATTTTGCCGTCGATGAAGGACTTGTCCCTTCTCCTGCCGACGGCGAGGCTACTGTGCGCATTCACAACACGAACACCGGGAAAATTATCATCTCGAAATTTCAAGTCGAAGGGGGCTGTGCAGCCGTCGAAGGCGATTACGAGCTTCCCGGCGTCGCTGGCACCGGCTCTCCCATCCGGCTTGAATTCACCGATCCTGGCGGCGCATCAACGGGCAAACTTCTTCCCTCCGGAGCCCCCGTAGATATATTCGACATCGAGGGGATTGGGGAAATTGCGGTGAGCATGGTGGACGCCACTACTCCTTGTATTTTCGTGCGCGCACGGGATTTGGGCATCTCGGGGACAGAGGCGCCCGGTGCAATTGATACCAATCGCGGAGTCATGGTGAATCTTGAGCAGATTCGTGCCGAGGCTGCTGTCCGCATGGGAATATCGCCCGACAGGCGCAGCGCATCGGAGTTCTCACCACTGGTTCCCAAAGTCGGTATCGTCGCGCCGCCAGGCGAATATCTCGATCAGGCAGGCTCCCTCGTCCCGGCGGACACATACGACATCCTGAGCCGGATGATGACGATGGGCACGATCCACCGCGCCTATCCGCTCACGGGCTCAATGTGCCTCGCCGTCGCCGCCCGCATTCCAGGATCGATTCCCTACGAGGCGGCGCGAACCAAGGAAGGCGATCTGCTGCTCGGGCACGCCTCGGGCACTCAGCCCATCGGCGCATATGTATCCGAAACGGCTGACGGCCCCCATGCCGAAAAAATCATTGTCTACCGGACGGCCCGCCGGCTGATGGAGGGCGCGGTGCTCGTTCCCGAGAGCGTGTTCGAGAGATAG